A single window of Apodemus sylvaticus chromosome 4, mApoSyl1.1, whole genome shotgun sequence DNA harbors:
- the Tars2 gene encoding threonine--tRNA ligase, mitochondrial isoform X2 — translation MGLCLRWRRLGFPLPGFRCCELHTVREASVPAPPHWLAERVSLFEELWAAQVKKLASVAQKKARAIEITLPEGQKVDAVAWNTTPYQLAQQISLTLADTAVAAEVNGDLYDLDRPLETDCHLRFLTFDSPEGKAVFWHSSAHVLGAAAERHLGAVLCRGPSTHSGFYHDFFLGKERTVRSAELPMLERISQEIIAAAQPFRRLEASRDQLRQLFKDNHFKLHLIEEKVTGTTATVYGCGMSVDLCQGPHLRHTGQIGALKLLTNSSALWRSSGAPEPLQRVSGISFPKAELLRTWETQREEAELRDHRRIGKEQELFFFHELSPGSCFFLPRGTRVYNALVAFIRLEAEIRGCLDFLRSVYSVLGFSFHLALSTRPSGFLGEPHLWDQAEQVLQQALEEFGESWDLNPGDGAFYGPKIDVHLHDALGRPHQCGTVQLDFQLPLRFDLQYKGPAGAPERPVLIHRAVLGSVERLLGVLAESCGGKWPLWLSPLQVVVIPVRTEQEEYARQVQQCLQAAGLVSDLDADSGLTLSRRVRRAQLAHYNFQFVVGQREQSQRTVNIRTRDNRQLGERGLAEAVQRLLELQNARVPNAEEEF, via the exons ATGGGTCTCTGTCTGAGGTGGCGCCGGCTTGGGTTCCCACTCCCAGGGTTCCGCTGCTGCGAGCTACACACAGTGCGCGAG GCCTCTGTACCGGCTCCTCCACACTGGTTGGCAGAACGAGTTAGCCTTTTTGAGGAGCTATGGGCTGCTCAGGTGAAAAAGTTAGCAAGTGTGGCACAGAAGAAAGCCCGGGCTATTGAGATAACCCTTCCTGAAGGCCAGAAAGTAGATGCTGTTGCGTGGAACACAACCCCTTACCAGCTGGCCCAGCAGATCAG TTTAACTCTGGCTGATACTGCAGTGGCTGCTGAGGTAAATGGAGACCTCTATGATCTGGACCGACCCTTGGAGACAGACTGTCACCTCAGATTTCTCACATTTGATTCCCCAGAGGGCAAAGCA GTGTTCTGGCACTCGAGTGCCCACGTTCTGGGTGCAGCAGCTGAGCGACATCTGGGTGCTGTTCTCTGCCGAGGTCCAAGTACACACTCTGGCTTTTATCATGATTTCTTCCTGGGAAAAGAACG GACAGTCCGCAGCGCGGAGTTACCCATGTTAGAGCGGATTTCCCAGGAGATCATAGCTGCTGCACAACCGTTCCGAAGGCTGGAGGCTTCCCGGGACCAGCTCCGCCAGCTCTTCAAG GATAACCACTTTAAGCTTCATCTGATTGAGGAGAAAGTGACAGGCACAACGGCAACAGTGTACGG GTGTGGCATGTCGGTTGACCTGTGCCAGGGCCCCCATCTTCGGCACACTGGACAGATTGGAGCGCTGAAGCTGCTCACG AACTCCTCAGCCTTGTGGAGGTCCTCGGGAGCACCGGAGCCACTGCAGAGGGTATCAGGGATTTCCTTCCCCAAGGCAGAGTTACTGAGGACCTGGGAAACTCAAAGGGAGGAAGCAGAGTTAAGAGACCACAGACGCATCGGGAAG GAGCAGGAGCTTTTCTTCTTCCATGAACTGAGCCCTGGGAGCTGCTTTTTCTTGCCACGAGGGACAAGAGTCTATAATGCCCTGGTGGCTTTCATCCGG CTGGAAGCAGAGATCCGGGGCTGCCTTGATTTCCTCCGGTCTGTTTACTCAGTTCTTGGTTTTTCCTTCCACCTGGCTTTATCTACGCGACCATCTGGCTTCCTCGGGGAGCCTCACTTGTGGGACCAGGCTGAGCAG GTCCTGCAGCAAGCATTGGAGGAGTTTGGAGAATCCTGGGACCTCAACCCTGGAGATGGGGCTTTCTATGGGCCTAAG ATTGATGTGCACCTCCATGATGCCCTTGGTCGGCCCCATCAGTGTGGAACAGTCCAGCTTGACTTCCAGCTGCCGCTGAGATTTGACCTACAGTACAAGGG GCCGGCGGGGGCCCCAGAGCGTCCAGTCCTTATTCACCGAGCAGTGCTCGGCTCTGTGGAGAGGCTGTTGGGAGTGCTTGCAGAAAGCTGTGGGGGGAAATG GCCCCTGTGGCTGTCCCCGCTCCAGGTGGTAGTCATCCCTGTGAGGACAGAGCAAGAGGAGTATGCCAGGCAG GTGCAGCAGTGCCTGCAGGCTGCAGGACTTGTGAGTGATCTTGATGCAGACTCTGGACTGACGCTCAGTCGGAGAGTCCGCCGGGCCCAGCTTGCCCACTACAACTTTCAGTTTG TGGTCGGCCAGAGAGAGCAGAGTCAAAGGACAGTGAACATACGCACTCGGGATAACCGTCAGCTCGGGGAGCGGGGCCTGGCTGAGGCCGTGCAGAGACTGCTGGAGTTACAGAACGCCAGGGTCCCCAATGCAGAAGAGGAGTTCTGA
- the Tars2 gene encoding threonine--tRNA ligase, mitochondrial isoform X3, giving the protein MVFWHSSAHVLGAAAERHLGAVLCRGPSTHSGFYHDFFLGKERTVRSAELPMLERISQEIIAAAQPFRRLEASRDQLRQLFKDNHFKLHLIEEKVTGTTATVYGCGMSVDLCQGPHLRHTGQIGALKLLTNSSALWRSSGAPEPLQRVSGISFPKAELLRTWETQREEAELRDHRRIGKEQELFFFHELSPGSCFFLPRGTRVYNALVAFIRAEYARRGFLEVKTPTLFSTKLWEQSGHWEHYRADMFSLKPPGTDGVDSSQSGHPARCPKDTLALKPMNCPAHCLMFAHRPRSWRELPVRLADFGVLHRAEASGSLGGLTRLWRFQQDDAHIFCAPSQLEAEIRGCLDFLRSVYSVLGFSFHLALSTRPSGFLGEPHLWDQAEQVLQQALEEFGESWDLNPGDGAFYGPKIDVHLHDALGRPHQCGTVQLDFQLPLRFDLQYKGPAGAPERPVLIHRAVLGSVERLLGVLAESCGGKWPLWLSPLQVVVIPVRTEQEEYARQVQQCLQAAGLVSDLDADSGLTLSRRVRRAQLAHYNFQFVVGQREQSQRTVNIRTRDNRQLGERGLAEAVQRLLELQNARVPNAEEEF; this is encoded by the exons ATG GTGTTCTGGCACTCGAGTGCCCACGTTCTGGGTGCAGCAGCTGAGCGACATCTGGGTGCTGTTCTCTGCCGAGGTCCAAGTACACACTCTGGCTTTTATCATGATTTCTTCCTGGGAAAAGAACG GACAGTCCGCAGCGCGGAGTTACCCATGTTAGAGCGGATTTCCCAGGAGATCATAGCTGCTGCACAACCGTTCCGAAGGCTGGAGGCTTCCCGGGACCAGCTCCGCCAGCTCTTCAAG GATAACCACTTTAAGCTTCATCTGATTGAGGAGAAAGTGACAGGCACAACGGCAACAGTGTACGG GTGTGGCATGTCGGTTGACCTGTGCCAGGGCCCCCATCTTCGGCACACTGGACAGATTGGAGCGCTGAAGCTGCTCACG AACTCCTCAGCCTTGTGGAGGTCCTCGGGAGCACCGGAGCCACTGCAGAGGGTATCAGGGATTTCCTTCCCCAAGGCAGAGTTACTGAGGACCTGGGAAACTCAAAGGGAGGAAGCAGAGTTAAGAGACCACAGACGCATCGGGAAG GAGCAGGAGCTTTTCTTCTTCCATGAACTGAGCCCTGGGAGCTGCTTTTTCTTGCCACGAGGGACAAGAGTCTATAATGCCCTGGTGGCTTTCATCCGG GCTGAGTATGCCCGCCGTGGTTTCTTAGAGGTGAAAACTCCCACACTGTTTTCTACAAAACTCTGGGAACAGTCAGGGCACTGGGAGCATTATAGGGCAGACATGTTTTCCCTGAAGCCCCCAGGCACAGATGGTGTCGACAGCTCCCAGAGTGGCCATCCTGCCAGATGTCCCAAAGACACACTTGCTCTAAAGCCCATGAACTGCCCTGCACACTG CCTGATGTTTGCCCACCGGCCCCGATCCTGGCGGGAACTGCCTGTGCGACTGGCTGATTTTGGAGTCCTGCATCGggctgaggcctctggcagtctGGGAGGATTGACGCGGCTGTGGCGCTTCCAGCAGGATGATGCTCACATCTTCTGTGCACCCAGTCAG CTGGAAGCAGAGATCCGGGGCTGCCTTGATTTCCTCCGGTCTGTTTACTCAGTTCTTGGTTTTTCCTTCCACCTGGCTTTATCTACGCGACCATCTGGCTTCCTCGGGGAGCCTCACTTGTGGGACCAGGCTGAGCAG GTCCTGCAGCAAGCATTGGAGGAGTTTGGAGAATCCTGGGACCTCAACCCTGGAGATGGGGCTTTCTATGGGCCTAAG ATTGATGTGCACCTCCATGATGCCCTTGGTCGGCCCCATCAGTGTGGAACAGTCCAGCTTGACTTCCAGCTGCCGCTGAGATTTGACCTACAGTACAAGGG GCCGGCGGGGGCCCCAGAGCGTCCAGTCCTTATTCACCGAGCAGTGCTCGGCTCTGTGGAGAGGCTGTTGGGAGTGCTTGCAGAAAGCTGTGGGGGGAAATG GCCCCTGTGGCTGTCCCCGCTCCAGGTGGTAGTCATCCCTGTGAGGACAGAGCAAGAGGAGTATGCCAGGCAG GTGCAGCAGTGCCTGCAGGCTGCAGGACTTGTGAGTGATCTTGATGCAGACTCTGGACTGACGCTCAGTCGGAGAGTCCGCCGGGCCCAGCTTGCCCACTACAACTTTCAGTTTG TGGTCGGCCAGAGAGAGCAGAGTCAAAGGACAGTGAACATACGCACTCGGGATAACCGTCAGCTCGGGGAGCGGGGCCTGGCTGAGGCCGTGCAGAGACTGCTGGAGTTACAGAACGCCAGGGTCCCCAATGCAGAAGAGGAGTTCTGA
- the Tars2 gene encoding threonine--tRNA ligase, mitochondrial isoform X4, whose translation MGLCLRWRRLGFPLPGFRCCELHTVREASVPAPPHWLAERVSLFEELWAAQVKKLASVAQKKARAIEITLPEGQKVDAVAWNTTPYQLAQQISLTLADTAVAAEVNGDLYDLDRPLETDCHLRFLTFDSPEGKAVFWHSSAHVLGAAAERHLGAVLCRGPSTHSGFYHDFFLGKERTVRSAELPMLERISQEIIAAAQPFRRLEASRDQLRQLFKDNHFKLHLIEEKVTGTTATVYGCGMSVDLCQGPHLRHTGQIGALKLLTNSSALWRSSGAPEPLQRVSGISFPKAELLRTWETQREEAELRDHRRIGKEQELFFFHELSPGSCFFLPRGTRVYNALVAFIRLEAEIRGCLDFLRSVYSVLGFSFHLALSTRPSGFLGEPHLWDQAEQVLQQALEEFGESWDLNPGDGAFYGPKASWSHT comes from the exons ATGGGTCTCTGTCTGAGGTGGCGCCGGCTTGGGTTCCCACTCCCAGGGTTCCGCTGCTGCGAGCTACACACAGTGCGCGAG GCCTCTGTACCGGCTCCTCCACACTGGTTGGCAGAACGAGTTAGCCTTTTTGAGGAGCTATGGGCTGCTCAGGTGAAAAAGTTAGCAAGTGTGGCACAGAAGAAAGCCCGGGCTATTGAGATAACCCTTCCTGAAGGCCAGAAAGTAGATGCTGTTGCGTGGAACACAACCCCTTACCAGCTGGCCCAGCAGATCAG TTTAACTCTGGCTGATACTGCAGTGGCTGCTGAGGTAAATGGAGACCTCTATGATCTGGACCGACCCTTGGAGACAGACTGTCACCTCAGATTTCTCACATTTGATTCCCCAGAGGGCAAAGCA GTGTTCTGGCACTCGAGTGCCCACGTTCTGGGTGCAGCAGCTGAGCGACATCTGGGTGCTGTTCTCTGCCGAGGTCCAAGTACACACTCTGGCTTTTATCATGATTTCTTCCTGGGAAAAGAACG GACAGTCCGCAGCGCGGAGTTACCCATGTTAGAGCGGATTTCCCAGGAGATCATAGCTGCTGCACAACCGTTCCGAAGGCTGGAGGCTTCCCGGGACCAGCTCCGCCAGCTCTTCAAG GATAACCACTTTAAGCTTCATCTGATTGAGGAGAAAGTGACAGGCACAACGGCAACAGTGTACGG GTGTGGCATGTCGGTTGACCTGTGCCAGGGCCCCCATCTTCGGCACACTGGACAGATTGGAGCGCTGAAGCTGCTCACG AACTCCTCAGCCTTGTGGAGGTCCTCGGGAGCACCGGAGCCACTGCAGAGGGTATCAGGGATTTCCTTCCCCAAGGCAGAGTTACTGAGGACCTGGGAAACTCAAAGGGAGGAAGCAGAGTTAAGAGACCACAGACGCATCGGGAAG GAGCAGGAGCTTTTCTTCTTCCATGAACTGAGCCCTGGGAGCTGCTTTTTCTTGCCACGAGGGACAAGAGTCTATAATGCCCTGGTGGCTTTCATCCGG CTGGAAGCAGAGATCCGGGGCTGCCTTGATTTCCTCCGGTCTGTTTACTCAGTTCTTGGTTTTTCCTTCCACCTGGCTTTATCTACGCGACCATCTGGCTTCCTCGGGGAGCCTCACTTGTGGGACCAGGCTGAGCAG GTCCTGCAGCAAGCATTGGAGGAGTTTGGAGAATCCTGGGACCTCAACCCTGGAGATGGGGCTTTCTATGGGCCTAAGGCAAGCTGGAGCCACACTTGA
- the Tars2 gene encoding threonine--tRNA ligase, mitochondrial isoform X1, with translation MGLCLRWRRLGFPLPGFRCCELHTVREASVPAPPHWLAERVSLFEELWAAQVKKLASVAQKKARAIEITLPEGQKVDAVAWNTTPYQLAQQISLTLADTAVAAEVNGDLYDLDRPLETDCHLRFLTFDSPEGKAVFWHSSAHVLGAAAERHLGAVLCRGPSTHSGFYHDFFLGKERTVRSAELPMLERISQEIIAAAQPFRRLEASRDQLRQLFKDNHFKLHLIEEKVTGTTATVYGCGMSVDLCQGPHLRHTGQIGALKLLTNSSALWRSSGAPEPLQRVSGISFPKAELLRTWETQREEAELRDHRRIGKEQELFFFHELSPGSCFFLPRGTRVYNALVAFIRAEYARRGFLEVKTPTLFSTKLWEQSGHWEHYRADMFSLKPPGTDGVDSSQSGHPARCPKDTLALKPMNCPAHCLMFAHRPRSWRELPVRLADFGVLHRAEASGSLGGLTRLWRFQQDDAHIFCAPSQLEAEIRGCLDFLRSVYSVLGFSFHLALSTRPSGFLGEPHLWDQAEQVLQQALEEFGESWDLNPGDGAFYGPKIDVHLHDALGRPHQCGTVQLDFQLPLRFDLQYKGPAGAPERPVLIHRAVLGSVERLLGVLAESCGGKWPLWLSPLQVVVIPVRTEQEEYARQVQQCLQAAGLVSDLDADSGLTLSRRVRRAQLAHYNFQFVVGQREQSQRTVNIRTRDNRQLGERGLAEAVQRLLELQNARVPNAEEEF, from the exons ATGGGTCTCTGTCTGAGGTGGCGCCGGCTTGGGTTCCCACTCCCAGGGTTCCGCTGCTGCGAGCTACACACAGTGCGCGAG GCCTCTGTACCGGCTCCTCCACACTGGTTGGCAGAACGAGTTAGCCTTTTTGAGGAGCTATGGGCTGCTCAGGTGAAAAAGTTAGCAAGTGTGGCACAGAAGAAAGCCCGGGCTATTGAGATAACCCTTCCTGAAGGCCAGAAAGTAGATGCTGTTGCGTGGAACACAACCCCTTACCAGCTGGCCCAGCAGATCAG TTTAACTCTGGCTGATACTGCAGTGGCTGCTGAGGTAAATGGAGACCTCTATGATCTGGACCGACCCTTGGAGACAGACTGTCACCTCAGATTTCTCACATTTGATTCCCCAGAGGGCAAAGCA GTGTTCTGGCACTCGAGTGCCCACGTTCTGGGTGCAGCAGCTGAGCGACATCTGGGTGCTGTTCTCTGCCGAGGTCCAAGTACACACTCTGGCTTTTATCATGATTTCTTCCTGGGAAAAGAACG GACAGTCCGCAGCGCGGAGTTACCCATGTTAGAGCGGATTTCCCAGGAGATCATAGCTGCTGCACAACCGTTCCGAAGGCTGGAGGCTTCCCGGGACCAGCTCCGCCAGCTCTTCAAG GATAACCACTTTAAGCTTCATCTGATTGAGGAGAAAGTGACAGGCACAACGGCAACAGTGTACGG GTGTGGCATGTCGGTTGACCTGTGCCAGGGCCCCCATCTTCGGCACACTGGACAGATTGGAGCGCTGAAGCTGCTCACG AACTCCTCAGCCTTGTGGAGGTCCTCGGGAGCACCGGAGCCACTGCAGAGGGTATCAGGGATTTCCTTCCCCAAGGCAGAGTTACTGAGGACCTGGGAAACTCAAAGGGAGGAAGCAGAGTTAAGAGACCACAGACGCATCGGGAAG GAGCAGGAGCTTTTCTTCTTCCATGAACTGAGCCCTGGGAGCTGCTTTTTCTTGCCACGAGGGACAAGAGTCTATAATGCCCTGGTGGCTTTCATCCGG GCTGAGTATGCCCGCCGTGGTTTCTTAGAGGTGAAAACTCCCACACTGTTTTCTACAAAACTCTGGGAACAGTCAGGGCACTGGGAGCATTATAGGGCAGACATGTTTTCCCTGAAGCCCCCAGGCACAGATGGTGTCGACAGCTCCCAGAGTGGCCATCCTGCCAGATGTCCCAAAGACACACTTGCTCTAAAGCCCATGAACTGCCCTGCACACTG CCTGATGTTTGCCCACCGGCCCCGATCCTGGCGGGAACTGCCTGTGCGACTGGCTGATTTTGGAGTCCTGCATCGggctgaggcctctggcagtctGGGAGGATTGACGCGGCTGTGGCGCTTCCAGCAGGATGATGCTCACATCTTCTGTGCACCCAGTCAG CTGGAAGCAGAGATCCGGGGCTGCCTTGATTTCCTCCGGTCTGTTTACTCAGTTCTTGGTTTTTCCTTCCACCTGGCTTTATCTACGCGACCATCTGGCTTCCTCGGGGAGCCTCACTTGTGGGACCAGGCTGAGCAG GTCCTGCAGCAAGCATTGGAGGAGTTTGGAGAATCCTGGGACCTCAACCCTGGAGATGGGGCTTTCTATGGGCCTAAG ATTGATGTGCACCTCCATGATGCCCTTGGTCGGCCCCATCAGTGTGGAACAGTCCAGCTTGACTTCCAGCTGCCGCTGAGATTTGACCTACAGTACAAGGG GCCGGCGGGGGCCCCAGAGCGTCCAGTCCTTATTCACCGAGCAGTGCTCGGCTCTGTGGAGAGGCTGTTGGGAGTGCTTGCAGAAAGCTGTGGGGGGAAATG GCCCCTGTGGCTGTCCCCGCTCCAGGTGGTAGTCATCCCTGTGAGGACAGAGCAAGAGGAGTATGCCAGGCAG GTGCAGCAGTGCCTGCAGGCTGCAGGACTTGTGAGTGATCTTGATGCAGACTCTGGACTGACGCTCAGTCGGAGAGTCCGCCGGGCCCAGCTTGCCCACTACAACTTTCAGTTTG TGGTCGGCCAGAGAGAGCAGAGTCAAAGGACAGTGAACATACGCACTCGGGATAACCGTCAGCTCGGGGAGCGGGGCCTGGCTGAGGCCGTGCAGAGACTGCTGGAGTTACAGAACGCCAGGGTCCCCAATGCAGAAGAGGAGTTCTGA